From a region of the Leptospira kmetyi serovar Malaysia str. Bejo-Iso9 genome:
- a CDS encoding DUF1564 domain-containing protein has protein sequence MGYLLLDTDREISSRLQEPRLETVTLLIPEKVWIRFGEKEVRKLPKKIPEMLRTYGKYLSASKRLGHRAGKTLYQPSSGSTKMKRVNVRLSTGSWTLLGALAQAHGVSRCYLFNYLLWLEDLGVGNSIVDTVNAGVPTFHRYYSYILHLDLLNNEAIRRLRCEPDSFFRTLDYRDWFPDH, from the coding sequence ATGGGATACTTATTGTTGGACACGGATCGCGAGATTTCTTCTCGCTTGCAGGAACCTCGTTTGGAAACGGTGACCCTATTAATTCCTGAAAAAGTCTGGATTCGTTTTGGCGAAAAAGAAGTTCGTAAACTTCCGAAGAAAATTCCGGAAATGTTAAGAACTTACGGCAAATATCTTTCTGCCTCAAAACGTCTTGGTCATAGAGCTGGGAAAACGTTGTACCAACCAAGTTCGGGATCAACAAAGATGAAACGGGTGAATGTTCGTTTGAGCACGGGTAGTTGGACTTTATTGGGCGCTTTGGCGCAGGCGCATGGAGTTTCTCGTTGTTATCTTTTTAATTATCTTTTGTGGTTGGAGGATTTAGGAGTCGGGAATTCTATCGTGGACACAGTGAATGCGGGAGTTCCCACCTTTCACAGGTACTACAGTTATATCCTCCACCTTGATCTTTTAAATAACGAAGCGATCCGAAGACTTCGGTGCGAACCGGATTCTTTCTTTCGCACTTTGGACTACAGAGATTGGTTTCCCGACCATTAA
- a CDS encoding HDOD domain-containing protein has product MLNIPELTETLLNGKDIDLEYKFVSEEDHQQLYNLLLNILGKIDRLFLTEVISTILKEILMNANKANAKRIFFLKKNLDIHNADHYTKGMRTFQQEITHHWDDQRDILLNSSFQIHFRAKMVNNSLAILVENDAALLPQELDRIKKRIESAKKYNDLSDAFMDISDSQESAGLGLVLIQLLLKNSGIGSDKFKVDTDGKLTRATLVVPQQIVPIEITTKLKERILVEIEGLPPLPNTLTRIISLCNNPDSDLGIIANEIEKNPALSVDLLKLSNSAGFASRNKVNTIVQAVKVVGLKNVRNLLYVSGVRKIMDGRYAKLQEVWNHSNMCSFFIRHIAGRGGMTRVADIAAAGALLHDLGKFILLSLDQKLFIKLTNYQKDRDFGSSTILEEISIGISHPTLGALLAKKWDFPPDLVQMIEFHHRPFMAVGSVYHDLVELVYLANMMMDCIDKKASFFTIDETILHKYDLADKKTFEETCEKLRKLYDIARMEN; this is encoded by the coding sequence ATGCTAAACATACCCGAACTGACAGAGACTCTACTCAACGGAAAAGACATCGATCTCGAATACAAATTCGTATCCGAGGAAGACCATCAACAGCTCTATAATTTATTGCTTAATATTCTCGGGAAAATAGACCGACTTTTTTTGACGGAGGTGATTTCCACCATTCTTAAGGAAATTCTAATGAACGCCAACAAGGCGAACGCGAAACGGATTTTCTTTCTGAAAAAGAATTTGGACATTCACAACGCGGATCATTACACGAAGGGAATGCGGACCTTTCAACAGGAGATCACACATCACTGGGACGATCAAAGGGACATTCTTCTCAACAGCAGTTTTCAGATTCATTTCCGCGCGAAGATGGTTAACAACAGCCTCGCGATTCTCGTCGAGAACGACGCGGCTCTTTTACCGCAGGAACTCGATCGGATCAAAAAAAGAATCGAGTCCGCCAAAAAATACAACGATCTTTCCGACGCGTTTATGGACATTTCCGATTCTCAGGAAAGCGCGGGTCTCGGTTTGGTTCTCATTCAACTTCTTTTGAAAAACTCGGGGATCGGCTCGGATAAGTTCAAGGTGGACACGGACGGAAAGCTGACAAGAGCAACGTTAGTAGTTCCTCAACAAATCGTTCCGATCGAGATCACGACGAAACTCAAAGAAAGAATTTTAGTAGAGATCGAAGGTCTTCCCCCGCTCCCGAACACTTTGACGCGGATCATCTCCTTGTGCAATAATCCGGATTCGGATCTGGGAATCATCGCGAACGAAATCGAAAAGAACCCCGCGCTCAGCGTGGACTTGTTGAAACTTTCCAACTCGGCGGGGTTCGCGAGTAGAAACAAGGTGAACACGATCGTTCAAGCCGTTAAAGTCGTCGGTCTTAAAAACGTAAGAAACCTTCTCTACGTTTCGGGCGTTCGCAAGATCATGGATGGACGTTATGCGAAACTGCAAGAGGTCTGGAATCATTCGAATATGTGCAGTTTTTTTATTCGTCATATCGCCGGCCGCGGCGGCATGACGAGGGTTGCGGATATCGCCGCCGCGGGCGCTCTACTGCACGATTTGGGGAAATTCATTCTTCTTTCCCTGGATCAAAAGTTGTTCATCAAACTCACCAATTACCAAAAGGATCGCGACTTCGGAAGTTCCACGATTTTAGAGGAGATTTCGATCGGGATCTCGCACCCTACGTTAGGCGCTCTTCTCGCAAAAAAATGGGACTTCCCGCCGGATCTCGTTCAGATGATCGAGTTTCATCACAGACCGTTTATGGCCGTCGGAAGCGTCTATCACGATCTTGTAGAACTCGTGTATCTCGCCAATATGATGATGGATTGTATCGACAAGAAAGCCTCTTTTTTCACGATAGACGAAACCATACTTCACAAATACGATCTCGCGGACAAAAAGACCTTCGAGGAAACCTGCGAGAAACTCCGAAAGTTGTATGACATCGCGAGAATGGAGAATTGA
- a CDS encoding gamma carbonic anhydrase family protein: MKSNYQILEYMGKKPQIHESVFLAPGSQVVGDVVIGKNSSIWFQTLVRGDVNYIRIGENVNIQDLTVIHVARDVYPVEIGNNVSIGHRATIHGCKLKDNAFVGMCATLMDDVEVGEFAFIGAGALVTPGKKIPPGVLVMGSPGKIVRDITDKEREIITRTTGNYIRYKENYLQDPFYSRS; the protein is encoded by the coding sequence ATGAAATCAAATTATCAAATTCTCGAATACATGGGAAAAAAACCGCAGATCCACGAATCCGTATTTTTGGCTCCGGGTTCGCAGGTCGTCGGAGACGTAGTGATCGGAAAAAATTCTTCGATCTGGTTTCAAACCTTGGTTCGAGGCGACGTGAACTACATTCGGATCGGGGAGAATGTAAACATTCAGGACCTTACGGTCATTCACGTCGCGCGTGACGTATATCCGGTCGAGATCGGGAATAACGTATCGATCGGTCACCGCGCGACGATTCACGGATGTAAGCTCAAGGACAATGCCTTTGTGGGAATGTGCGCGACTTTGATGGACGACGTGGAAGTGGGAGAATTCGCGTTTATCGGCGCGGGCGCCTTGGTGACGCCGGGCAAAAAAATTCCTCCCGGAGTTCTCGTGATGGGATCGCCCGGAAAGATCGTGCGCGATATCACCGATAAGGAACGCGAAATCATCACTCGTACGACAGGCAATTATATCAGATACAAAGAGAACTACTTGCAGGATCCGTTTTATTCCAGAAGTTGA
- a CDS encoding type II toxin-antitoxin system antitoxin SocA domain-containing protein, giving the protein MEKLLEVISFILQKSPNGRDRLSLSKLIYYSDGVYFQKNAKLITNQTYIHLEDSPCALDFQGALLHLRKNGLIDIKPRLTDKGISGFQIVWTGEPGEEAVDLNRQEKRIIRKILENFKSAVYDENRVYPNLYENYIISPLFAEIPFSMDTLNTKIHFFKRKTLLNISGKIFKVLFSE; this is encoded by the coding sequence ATGGAAAAACTCTTAGAAGTCATCTCTTTTATCCTTCAGAAGTCCCCCAACGGAAGAGACCGTCTCTCCCTCTCCAAATTGATCTATTACTCCGACGGGGTTTATTTTCAGAAGAATGCAAAGCTGATCACGAACCAAACGTATATCCATTTGGAAGATTCTCCCTGCGCTTTGGATTTCCAAGGGGCGTTGCTTCATTTGAGAAAAAACGGTCTAATAGATATCAAACCCAGACTGACCGATAAGGGAATCTCCGGATTTCAAATCGTTTGGACGGGGGAACCGGGAGAAGAAGCCGTAGACCTCAACCGACAGGAAAAAAGAATCATCCGTAAGATTTTGGAAAACTTCAAAAGTGCGGTGTATGATGAGAATCGGGTATATCCGAATCTCTACGAAAACTACATCATTTCGCCGCTTTTCGCAGAAATTCCGTTCAGTATGGATACCTTGAATACCAAAATTCACTTTTTTAAGAGGAAAACGCTTTTAAATATCTCCGGTAAAATTTTTAAGGTACTATTTAGCGAGTAG
- a CDS encoding LIC10421/LIC12816 family protein produces MNTNKLISVVSLLGFLAASSVFAVSEDVEDQLLEKAIVESAVTKEQKTAVGNYLRAVAQQKAHRAEELRELARRSTGGKFLASNAQSQKYIKQAQSLEKENARYQAILQSF; encoded by the coding sequence ATGAACACTAACAAATTGATTTCTGTAGTTTCCCTTTTAGGCTTTCTGGCTGCAAGTTCCGTTTTCGCCGTCTCCGAAGATGTCGAAGATCAGCTCTTGGAAAAAGCAATCGTAGAAAGTGCCGTTACTAAAGAACAAAAAACCGCAGTGGGTAATTATTTGAGAGCCGTTGCTCAACAAAAAGCTCACAGAGCGGAAGAATTGAGAGAACTTGCAAGAAGATCTACCGGCGGTAAATTTCTCGCAAGCAACGCTCAATCTCAAAAATACATCAAACAAGCTCAAAGCTTAGAAAAAGAAAACGCAAGATACCAAGCGATTCTTCAAAGCTTCTAA
- the panD gene encoding aspartate 1-decarboxylase — protein sequence MKGKIHRATVTDADLNYEGSLTVDMDLVDAAGMRVYEKVSVVNVNNGARFETYIIEGKRGSGEICLNGAAARLGMKGDKVIIITYAQVEEADLPTNYSPKVVHVDENNRKR from the coding sequence ATGAAAGGTAAAATCCACCGGGCTACGGTCACGGACGCGGATTTAAACTACGAAGGAAGCCTAACCGTGGATATGGATCTCGTCGACGCGGCTGGAATGCGCGTATATGAGAAGGTTTCCGTGGTCAACGTAAACAACGGTGCCCGTTTCGAAACCTACATCATCGAAGGAAAACGCGGTTCCGGAGAAATCTGCCTAAACGGCGCGGCCGCGAGACTGGGAATGAAAGGCGACAAAGTCATCATCATCACCTACGCTCAAGTGGAAGAAGCTGATCTTCCGACGAACTACTCCCCAAAAGTAGTTCACGTTGACGAAAATAACCGAAAACGGTAA
- the lipB gene encoding lipoyl(octanoyl) transferase LipB: protein MIEPKGEFPYLRYVELQEKLRSHRRECILFLEHAPTITGGINYNLENLLLGKEFLESQGIQVHFIQRGGDFTAHEPGQLVVYSHVDLKKRELSIRSYLENLLRSVIDAARETWDLRLVENGDAPGLYLESDPSRKICSIGVNFKSFFTSHGIAFNIRNDFRAFQSINPCGRSWTDMTSVEKLGLDAGPDKRNEFISKLKANLNSFLNSPKELLSHGKVS, encoded by the coding sequence ATGATCGAACCGAAAGGAGAATTTCCTTACCTCCGTTACGTGGAACTGCAGGAAAAACTGCGGTCGCATAGGAGGGAATGTATTCTATTTCTGGAACACGCTCCCACGATCACCGGCGGAATCAATTATAATCTAGAGAATCTACTCTTAGGGAAGGAATTTCTGGAATCTCAGGGAATTCAGGTCCATTTTATCCAAAGGGGCGGGGATTTTACGGCGCACGAGCCCGGTCAACTTGTGGTTTATTCTCATGTGGATCTAAAAAAGCGGGAACTTTCGATTCGTTCTTATCTGGAGAATCTTTTGCGCTCCGTGATCGACGCCGCCCGTGAAACCTGGGATCTTCGTTTGGTGGAGAATGGGGACGCGCCCGGTTTGTATCTCGAATCCGATCCCTCGCGAAAGATCTGTTCGATCGGAGTGAACTTTAAGTCTTTTTTTACGAGTCACGGAATCGCTTTTAACATCCGCAACGACTTTCGCGCGTTTCAGAGCATCAATCCCTGCGGCAGAAGTTGGACGGATATGACGAGCGTGGAAAAGCTCGGTCTCGACGCCGGACCGGATAAGAGGAACGAATTTATTTCCAAACTCAAAGCGAATCTGAATTCTTTTCTAAATTCTCCAAAAGAGTTACTTTCTCACGGAAAAGTGAGTTAG
- a CDS encoding ABC transporter ATP-binding protein, producing the protein MKKDSLLSVEEISYKPTGKTILDRVSFEIEENEHCVLLGRNGAGKSTLVNLIYGMIWATSGTIRLFHETYGETAIQDLRKRIGILDASQQENSLQRKLTVLDVVLTGLFHTIGYYRDPNPEEESKALRILAEANLIAKKDQFYSTLSSGEKKKILFLRSLVSEPDLLILDEPCSSLDLSAREDFLGFLKEYHSKRNFTSLYITHRPEEIPEFYTKAVLLKEGKVVHTGPIETCFTEDHLQNLYDLSLQVNRINGTWSVIPQRKSF; encoded by the coding sequence TTGAAAAAAGATTCCTTATTGTCCGTCGAGGAAATCAGTTATAAGCCGACCGGAAAGACCATTCTGGATCGCGTCAGTTTTGAGATAGAGGAAAACGAACACTGCGTTCTTCTCGGAAGAAACGGAGCCGGAAAAAGTACTCTCGTAAATCTGATCTACGGGATGATCTGGGCGACTTCGGGAACCATTCGTCTTTTTCACGAAACCTACGGAGAAACCGCGATTCAGGATCTTCGCAAACGGATCGGAATCTTGGACGCGTCTCAACAGGAGAATTCTCTCCAGAGAAAGCTCACGGTTCTCGATGTCGTGTTAACGGGACTATTTCATACCATCGGATATTACCGGGATCCGAATCCCGAGGAAGAATCCAAAGCCTTGCGGATTCTCGCCGAAGCGAATCTGATCGCAAAGAAGGATCAATTCTATTCCACTCTTTCTTCTGGTGAAAAAAAGAAGATCCTATTTCTGCGAAGTCTCGTTAGCGAACCGGATCTTTTGATTTTAGACGAGCCTTGTTCTTCCCTGGATCTGAGCGCCCGCGAAGACTTTTTAGGATTTCTCAAGGAATATCATTCCAAAAGAAACTTCACCTCGCTTTACATCACTCATAGGCCCGAAGAGATTCCCGAGTTTTATACCAAGGCCGTTCTTCTCAAAGAAGGAAAGGTCGTTCATACCGGCCCGATCGAAACGTGTTTCACAGAAGATCATCTACAGAATCTTTACGATCTATCCTTGCAGGTAAATCGAATCAATGGAACCTGGTCCGTCATCCCGCAAAGAAAATCCTTCTAA
- the cysK gene encoding cysteine synthase A, giving the protein MKAKSILETIGNTPHVKINRLFNTKSEIYVKLERSNPGGSIKDRIALSMIEDAEKSGKLTKDSIIVEPTSGNTGIGLALVAAVKGYKLLLVMPESMSIERRRIMAAYGAEFELTPREKGMPGAIEKAKQIVAENPKAWMPQQFENEANIKVHVETTAQEIAKDFPDGLDYIITGVGTGGHITGVAQVLKKKFPNLKVFAVEPEASPVISGGKPGPHPIQGIGAGFIPKNLHTDLLDGTIQISKDEAFEYAQRAAKEEGIFIGVSSGAALAAVAKKLPEIPEGSKVLTFSYDTGERYLSIEGLFPVPANA; this is encoded by the coding sequence ATGAAAGCTAAGAGTATTTTAGAAACGATCGGTAACACTCCACACGTAAAAATCAATCGCTTGTTCAACACAAAGAGCGAGATCTACGTTAAATTAGAAAGATCCAATCCGGGCGGATCCATTAAGGACCGTATCGCTCTTTCGATGATCGAAGACGCTGAAAAATCCGGAAAACTGACAAAAGACAGCATTATCGTAGAACCAACTTCCGGTAACACCGGAATCGGACTCGCTCTCGTTGCGGCCGTTAAGGGATATAAACTTCTCTTAGTGATGCCCGAGTCTATGAGTATTGAACGAAGAAGAATTATGGCGGCTTACGGAGCGGAATTCGAACTCACTCCAAGAGAAAAGGGAATGCCCGGCGCGATCGAAAAAGCAAAACAAATCGTTGCGGAAAATCCGAAAGCGTGGATGCCACAACAGTTCGAAAACGAAGCAAACATTAAAGTTCACGTAGAAACTACGGCGCAAGAAATCGCAAAAGATTTTCCGGACGGACTCGACTATATAATCACCGGAGTAGGAACCGGAGGTCATATCACCGGTGTCGCTCAAGTGTTGAAGAAGAAATTCCCGAATTTGAAAGTATTTGCGGTCGAGCCGGAAGCTTCTCCTGTGATCTCCGGTGGAAAGCCTGGACCACACCCGATCCAAGGGATTGGAGCAGGATTCATTCCTAAGAACCTTCATACGGATCTTTTGGATGGAACGATTCAAATCAGCAAAGACGAAGCGTTTGAATACGCACAAAGAGCGGCTAAAGAAGAAGGTATTTTTATCGGAGTTTCTTCCGGTGCTGCTCTTGCGGCGGTTGCGAAAAAGCTTCCCGAGATTCCGGAAGGATCGAAAGTATTAACTTTCTCTTATGATACAGGAGAAAGATATCTTTCCATCGAAGGACTTTTCCCGGTTCCTGCAAACGCATAA
- a CDS encoding LIC_12071 family protein, translated as MDRGLRVKIFKSIFYFLLLLIVCESIALGAVAWSFLESSLASFDLLKIGSDNRARDTLSTLAKAAENSGSDASYDDMNFVFSRMTKISDKDNDGYTIKEIFLTNEAGIVLAHSNPAYLQETLKKRKPEALYQDALYTRAFRLRKWQISIPVLLGQKKEVLSKSVFFSKFESFFPEISEPEILLSAAVYHPVKLERVAAIHMIYDRGNFRNFVLKQTELLEWLLRNYSLIALGAALFLEFVYLLLTLGNSTKETVPDFGSRPLVEKVSHSSATNVPVLAKQSSPLDSVAFPGSLGSSPSAVPSVSDNVPTHATPVLTASAIPEAISSAQTTVSQNVVGTTSAPSSVAAPAQTNAHPGAAGSNVAPAVVSSREEILDAIYLG; from the coding sequence TTGGATAGAGGTCTCAGAGTGAAGATTTTCAAAAGTATATTCTATTTTCTTTTGCTGCTGATCGTTTGCGAATCGATCGCTCTCGGAGCCGTGGCTTGGTCCTTTTTGGAATCTTCCCTGGCTTCGTTCGACCTTTTAAAAATCGGTTCGGATAACCGAGCCAGAGACACGTTAAGCACTCTTGCCAAGGCGGCGGAGAATTCCGGCAGCGACGCGTCCTACGACGACATGAATTTCGTTTTTTCCAGAATGACCAAAATTTCGGACAAGGACAATGACGGTTATACGATCAAGGAAATCTTTTTGACGAACGAAGCGGGGATCGTTCTCGCTCATTCCAATCCGGCTTATCTTCAGGAAACTCTGAAAAAAAGAAAACCCGAGGCGTTGTATCAGGACGCTCTTTATACGAGAGCCTTTCGTCTTCGCAAATGGCAGATCAGTATTCCGGTTCTTTTAGGACAAAAGAAAGAAGTTCTTTCTAAGAGCGTTTTCTTTTCCAAGTTCGAAAGTTTTTTCCCCGAGATCAGCGAACCCGAAATTCTTCTTTCCGCGGCCGTGTATCATCCGGTGAAATTGGAAAGAGTCGCCGCGATTCATATGATCTACGATCGGGGAAACTTCCGTAATTTCGTTTTGAAACAAACGGAGTTGTTGGAATGGCTTTTACGCAATTATTCCCTAATCGCTCTCGGAGCGGCCTTGTTTTTGGAATTCGTCTATCTTCTTTTGACCTTGGGCAATTCTACGAAGGAAACGGTTCCCGATTTCGGTTCCAGACCGCTCGTGGAAAAGGTTTCCCATTCAAGCGCGACTAACGTTCCCGTTTTGGCGAAACAATCCAGTCCGCTCGACTCGGTCGCGTTTCCGGGAAGTTTGGGAAGTTCTCCTTCCGCGGTTCCATCCGTTTCGGATAACGTGCCGACTCATGCGACTCCCGTTCTGACCGCTTCCGCGATTCCGGAGGCGATCTCTTCGGCGCAAACGACCGTTTCTCAAAACGTAGTAGGAACGACGTCCGCTCCTTCTTCCGTCGCGGCTCCGGCACAAACAAACGCGCATCCCGGAGCGGCAGGTTCGAACGTTGCGCCCGCAGTCGTTTCTTCTCGGGAAGAAATTTTGGACGCGATCTACTTAGGATAA
- the topA gene encoding type I DNA topoisomerase translates to MSFLLIVESPSKAKTISGYLGKEFRILATLGHVADLPKTTLGLDLKNDFEPEYVVLPGKKKVLSEIVKAAKESEKIFLATDPDREGEFISAYIRDRIKKKSNVYRIRFTEITRDVILETLKNPDSIRESLVDAQKTRRIGDRLIGYFISPVLWKEIGPGLSAGRVQSVALKWICDREEEIRNFKTEVYYNILLYIKDKKGIEGIFHRTGDRILSEQKAKEILKNVQKQKSFKIEHKKESVGKNSPPPPFQTASLQQEAFRRFQFSSKKTMSLAQKLYEGMDLGNGKREGLITYMRTDSTRMSAEFIDKARSWVLSNLGEKFSNGPGLASTRKNKKPNQKIQDAHEAVRVTDPLLTPNEAKRFLGKEEGLLYELIWKRTIASILPPEEFLKTEYSIRIEGEIFGLETKKTLFEGFKILNEVDAKSVPVWDRGESVFLNNTELEKKQTEPPSRYSEGSLVAKLEKEGIGRPSTYATVSETLLKRKYVDQEKKFFLPLPLGEKVNFFLQTSFGDLFREKFTAELESDLDLIEKNEADSLSVLNRLWSELQTRIQSSKASAVVFRKEWAVTRQKKRETGWGSCPLCKEGSLQKKRTSKKKEFYQCSRFPDCEYVSYELGNASS, encoded by the coding sequence GTGTCCTTTCTTTTAATCGTCGAATCTCCTTCCAAAGCGAAAACCATAAGCGGGTATTTAGGCAAAGAATTTAGAATTCTCGCGACCCTCGGGCACGTAGCCGATCTTCCGAAAACGACCTTAGGTTTGGATTTGAAAAACGATTTCGAACCCGAATACGTCGTATTACCCGGAAAGAAAAAAGTTCTTTCCGAAATCGTAAAAGCCGCAAAAGAATCCGAAAAAATTTTCCTCGCGACCGATCCCGATCGAGAGGGAGAATTCATCAGCGCTTATATCCGGGATCGAATCAAAAAAAAATCCAACGTTTATCGGATTCGATTCACCGAAATCACGCGAGACGTGATTCTTGAAACATTAAAAAATCCGGATTCGATTCGCGAATCCCTCGTGGACGCGCAAAAAACGAGAAGAATCGGAGATCGATTGATCGGTTATTTTATCAGCCCGGTTCTTTGGAAGGAAATCGGTCCCGGTCTTTCGGCCGGGCGCGTGCAATCCGTCGCCCTCAAATGGATCTGCGATCGCGAAGAGGAAATCCGAAATTTTAAAACGGAAGTATATTATAATATTCTTTTGTATATAAAAGACAAGAAGGGAATCGAAGGAATCTTTCATAGAACGGGAGATCGCATTTTGTCCGAACAAAAAGCGAAAGAAATTCTCAAGAACGTTCAAAAACAAAAAAGTTTCAAGATCGAACACAAAAAAGAATCCGTCGGAAAGAATTCTCCACCGCCTCCGTTTCAAACCGCGAGTCTTCAACAGGAAGCGTTTCGCAGATTTCAATTCTCCTCCAAAAAAACGATGAGCCTCGCGCAAAAGTTATACGAAGGAATGGATCTCGGAAACGGAAAAAGGGAAGGGCTGATCACTTATATGAGAACGGATTCCACTCGTATGAGCGCGGAATTTATCGACAAGGCCCGGTCCTGGGTTTTGTCGAATCTCGGTGAAAAATTCTCAAACGGACCGGGCCTTGCTTCGACCCGAAAAAACAAAAAACCGAATCAAAAGATTCAAGACGCACACGAAGCGGTTCGCGTTACCGATCCACTCTTAACTCCGAACGAAGCCAAGCGATTCTTAGGAAAAGAAGAAGGGCTTTTATACGAACTGATTTGGAAACGAACGATCGCGTCCATTCTACCTCCGGAAGAATTCTTAAAAACGGAATATTCGATCCGGATCGAAGGGGAAATTTTCGGACTCGAAACGAAGAAGACCTTGTTCGAAGGTTTCAAAATATTAAACGAAGTGGACGCAAAGTCTGTTCCCGTTTGGGATCGGGGTGAATCCGTTTTTCTGAACAACACAGAACTCGAAAAAAAACAAACCGAACCGCCTTCCCGTTATTCGGAAGGATCGTTGGTCGCTAAACTCGAAAAAGAAGGAATCGGTCGTCCTTCCACGTATGCGACCGTTTCGGAAACGCTTCTCAAACGAAAGTATGTGGACCAGGAAAAGAAATTCTTTCTTCCTCTTCCTTTGGGCGAGAAGGTCAATTTTTTTCTGCAAACGAGCTTTGGGGATCTATTCCGGGAGAAGTTCACCGCGGAACTCGAATCCGATCTGGACCTTATCGAAAAAAACGAGGCCGATAGCCTTTCCGTATTAAACCGACTTTGGTCGGAATTGCAGACTCGAATTCAAAGTAGTAAGGCATCCGCGGTCGTATTTCGCAAAGAATGGGCCGTTACGAGACAAAAAAAACGGGAAACCGGATGGGGAAGCTGTCCGTTGTGCAAGGAAGGAAGTCTTCAAAAGAAAAGAACCTCCAAAAAGAAAGAGTTCTACCAGTGTAGCCGCTTTCCCGATTGCGAATATGTCAGCTACGAACTCGGAAACGCTTCCTCTTAG
- a CDS encoding oxygenase MpaB family protein codes for MWNKNAILNRIQKLNPETDYHRISFLSGSYDFPRDIEISLALAFFKTFAIPSIAKILDETKQFENYGQKRYDDTAILLAEFLENGTDSQNGKEAIRRLNQIHKKYEIANSDFLYTLSTFVFEPVRWNLRFGWRRGSQKEKLANYYMWRNVGKLMNIKDLPSDYDSFEIWNRKFEAENFKRTPESERLGQATLHILAGRIPNLPGARALIFHALFSLMEAPLRDAMGFPKPHRAIEILTLIVFKTRALLLKTIWPARTKPYLVTKRKNPTYKNGYLIENLGPH; via the coding sequence ATGTGGAACAAAAATGCGATCTTAAATCGAATTCAAAAATTGAATCCGGAAACGGACTATCATCGGATTTCTTTTCTATCCGGAAGTTACGACTTTCCCAGAGATATAGAAATCTCACTTGCATTAGCATTCTTTAAAACATTCGCGATTCCATCCATCGCCAAAATTTTGGATGAAACCAAACAGTTCGAAAACTACGGACAAAAAAGATACGACGATACCGCGATTCTTCTCGCGGAATTCTTAGAAAACGGAACCGATTCTCAGAACGGAAAAGAAGCGATTCGAAGACTTAATCAGATTCACAAAAAATATGAAATCGCCAATTCCGATTTTCTTTATACGTTAAGCACCTTCGTCTTTGAACCGGTTCGATGGAATCTTCGTTTCGGATGGAGAAGGGGAAGTCAAAAGGAAAAACTCGCGAACTACTACATGTGGAGAAACGTCGGAAAGCTCATGAATATCAAGGATCTCCCGAGCGACTATGATTCTTTTGAAATCTGGAATCGTAAATTCGAAGCGGAGAATTTTAAACGAACCCCTGAAAGCGAACGACTCGGACAAGCAACGCTTCATATTCTCGCGGGAAGAATTCCGAATCTGCCGGGAGCGCGCGCGTTGATCTTTCACGCACTTTTCAGTCTGATGGAAGCGCCTCTCAGAGACGCGATGGGATTTCCGAAACCCCACCGAGCGATCGAAATTCTCACCTTAATCGTTTTTAAAACGCGCGCGCTTCTCTTAAAAACAATCTGGCCCGCACGGACCAAACCGTATCTCGTGACAAAACGAAAAAACCCAACTTACAAAAACGGATATTTGATTGAAAACCTGGGCCCGCACTAA